The following coding sequences are from one Rutidosis leptorrhynchoides isolate AG116_Rl617_1_P2 chromosome 11, CSIRO_AGI_Rlap_v1, whole genome shotgun sequence window:
- the LOC139877364 gene encoding homeobox-leucine zipper protein MERISTEM L1-like: protein MFQPNMFESHHHHHLLDMSNKSPENELDMLRDDDYESKSGTDIMEAPSGDDQDPNQLPNKKKRYHRHTQHQIQELESFFKECPHPDDKQRKELGRRLSLEPLQVKFWFQNKRTQMKAQHERCENTQLRNDNEKLRMENIRYKEALTNATCPNCGGPAAIGEMSFDEQHLRIENARLREEIDRISGIAAKYVGKPLLTYPNLSHNGPQRSLDLPIASFSSQPAMVDDMFGTSGLMRSVSGPSEADKPVIIELAVAAMEELVRMAQSGEPLWVQNPDNSSEMLNEEDYAQTFPRGIGPKQLGLLSEASRESAVVIMNHVNLVEILMDVGQWSNVFSGIVSRAMTLEVLSTGVAGNYNGALQVMTAEYQVPSPLVPTREYYFVRYCKQHVDGMWAVVDVSLDSLRPTMMSRSRRRPSGCLIQELPNGYSKVTWVEHVEIDDRSVHDIYRLLVNSGLGFGARRWVATLERQCERLASAMANNIPAGDVGVITTLDGRKSMLKLSERMVLSFCSGVGASTTHTWTTLSGSGADDVRVMTRKSVDDPGRPPGIVLSAATSFWIPVPPKQVFDFLRDENSRSEWDILSNGGLVQEMAHIANGRDPGNCVSLLRVNSANSSQGNMLILQESSNDPTGSYVIYAPVDIAAMNVVLGGGDPDYVALLPSGFAILPDGAGKHQGGSILEVGNGGSLLTVAFQILVDSVPTAKLSLGSVATVNSLIKCTVERIKAAVAPENP, encoded by the exons ATGTTTCAACCCAACATGTTTGAaagtcatcatcaccatcatcttctTGACATGAGTAACAAAAGTCCCGAAAACGAGCTCGATATGCTTAGAGACGATGACTATGAGAGCAAATCCGGAACCGATATTATGGAAGCTCCATCTGGTGATGATCAAGACCCTAATCAACTTCCCAACAAAAAGAAGCGTTATCATCGTCACACACAACATCAAATTCAAGAACTCGAGTC GTTCTTTAAAGAATGCCCACATCCAGATGATAAACAAAGGAAAGAACTTGGAAGAAGATTAAGTTTAGAGCCTTTGCAAGTCAAGTTTTGGTTCCAAAACAAAAGAACTCAAATGAAG GCCCAACATGAACGTTGTGAGAACACGCAATTGAGGAATGATAATGAAAAGCTACGAATGGAGAACATACGATACAAGGAAGCCCTTACCAATGCTACTTGTCCCAACTGTGGTGGTCCTGCAGCCATTGGAGAGATGTCGTTCGACGAACAACATCTCAGAATTGAAAATGCCCGCCTACGTGAAGAA ATTGATAGGATATCTGGCATAGCTGCAAAATATGTTGGCAAGCCATTGTTAACATACCCAAATCTCTCACACAATGGACCGCAACGCTCTCTTGACCTACCAATTGCAAGTTTCAGTTCACAGCCTGCAATGGTTGATGACATGTTTGGAACCAGCGGCCTTATGCGATCAGTTTCAGGTCCTAGTGAAGCAGACAAGCCAGTTATAATCGAACTAGCGGTTGCAGCCATGGAAGAACTGGTTAGGATGGCTCAGTCTGGTGAGCCTCTGTGGGTTCAAAACCCTGATAACTCATCTGAGATGTTGAATGAAGAAGACTACGCGCAAACGTTTCCTAGAGGCATTGGACCAAAACAATTGGGATTACTATCGGAAGCTTCTAGAGAATCTGCTGTTGTCATCATGAATCATGTTAATCTTGTTGAGATTCTAATGGATGTG GGTCAATGGTCAAATGTGTTTTCTGGCATTGTTTCAAGAGCAATGACTCTTGAAGTGCTTTCAACTGGTGTGGCTGGAAACTACAATGGGGCTCTGCAAGTG ATGACAGCTGAGTATCAGGTTCCTTCGCCACTTGTCCCAACCCGAGAATACTATTTCGTTAGGTACTGTAAACAGCATGTTGACGGGATGTGGGCTGTGGTCGATGTATCGTTGGACAGTTTACGTCCTACTATGATGTCAAGGTCTAGAAGAAGGCCATCAGGTTGTTTAATTCAAGAACTTCCTAATGGCTACTCAAAG GTAACATGGGTTGAACATGTTGAAATTGATGATAGATCAGTTCATGATATATACCGGTTACTAGTAAACTCTGGTTTAGGATTTGGGGCAAGACGATGGGTAGCAACGCTAGAGAGACAGTGTGAAAGGCTTGCAAGCGCAATGGCAAACAATATCCCTGCTGGCGATGTTGGAG TTATAACAACACTTGATGGTAGAAAGAGTATGTTAAAGCTTTCGGAGAGAATGGTTTTGAGTTTTTGTAGTGGTGTTGGGGCTTCAACGACACATACTTGGACGACGTTATCTGGTAGTGGTGCAGATGATGTTCGTGTCATGACTAGAAAGAGTGTCGATGATCCAGGAAGGCCTCCTGGTATCGTCCTTAGTGCTGCTACATCGTTTTGGATCCCGGTTCCACCAAAACAAGTTTTTGACTTTCTCCGCGATGAAAACTCAAGGAGCGAG TGGGACATTCTTTCGAATGGTGGACTAGTTCAAGAAATGGCGCATATTGCTAATGGTCGTGATCCGGGAAACTGCGTCTCGCTTCTACGTGTCAAT AGTGCAAATTCGAGCCAAGGAAACATGCTAATACTTCAAGAGAGTTCAAATGACCCAACGGGTTCATATGTTATTTACGCTCCAGTAGATATTGCCGCGATGAACGTGGTGTTAGGTGGTGGTGATCCTGATTATGTTGCGTTACTACCGTCTGGTTTTGCTATACTTCCTGATGGAGCAGGAAAACATCAAGGAGGAAGTATTTTAGAGGTTGGAAATGGTGGATCGTTACTAACTGTTGCGTTTCAGATTCTGGTGGATTCGGTTCCTACAGCAAAACTATCACTTGGCTCAGTTGCAACCGTTAATAGTCTTATCAAGTGCACCGTTGAAAGGATCAAAGCCGCTGTTGCTCCTGAAAATCCATAA